The following proteins are encoded in a genomic region of Fervidobacterium pennivorans DSM 9078:
- a CDS encoding 2-oxoacid:acceptor oxidoreductase subunit alpha, whose amino-acid sequence MEKKSEISIVLSGAAGQGVQAVEHILTRVAKDSGFHVFATKEYMSRVRGGNNSTEIRISSQPVKAYVDRIDVLVPLNDNAIERLRPRITEETIILGEKKYVENEKNSIGILLEEIAESFGNKIYENSVAIGILAGIIKAEEDALVNNIKAYFSKKSEEVVKANINAALKGYEIGKSLGLRFEIIPSEQVKKQYLLNGSEAVAKGAIAGGCNFISSYPMSPATTVFTELSRLSKQYGILVDQAEDEIAAANMAIAAWYAGARAMVSTSGGGFALMTEAISLSGMIETPIVVHLGQRPGPATGLPTRTEQGDLNLVLYAGHGDFPRIIYAPGNLCEAYELSAKAFNMADKYQVPVFILTDQYFLDSFYNVDEMPQVKIERYIVKTDENYKRYTLTEDGISPRGIPGYGKGLVRVDSDEHDEYGHITESAEVRRKMVEKRLKKMEKIIQDAVPPKLFGSENYKYLIVTWGSTQLIVKEALEKLGNKDVAMLHFSQVYPVPPIAESYLKKAQKVIFLEQNAAGQFANLIKLTFDGVDTRRRILKYDGFPFSVEQVMEAISKEVE is encoded by the coding sequence ATGGAGAAGAAAAGTGAGATTTCAATTGTATTAAGCGGTGCTGCAGGACAAGGTGTTCAAGCTGTAGAACACATTCTAACAAGGGTAGCAAAGGATTCGGGATTCCATGTCTTTGCAACAAAAGAATATATGTCAAGGGTGCGTGGAGGCAATAACTCAACGGAGATACGTATATCATCGCAACCAGTAAAAGCTTACGTGGACCGAATCGATGTATTAGTTCCTCTCAATGATAACGCAATCGAACGGCTGAGACCACGTATTACGGAAGAAACGATTATCCTTGGTGAAAAGAAATACGTTGAAAATGAAAAGAACTCTATAGGCATCCTACTTGAAGAGATTGCAGAAAGTTTTGGTAACAAGATATACGAAAACTCAGTAGCGATAGGTATCCTGGCTGGGATTATAAAGGCCGAGGAAGATGCCTTGGTTAACAATATAAAAGCGTACTTTTCTAAGAAGTCCGAAGAGGTAGTTAAGGCAAACATTAATGCAGCTCTAAAAGGTTACGAAATTGGAAAATCTCTTGGACTGAGGTTCGAAATAATACCCTCCGAACAAGTGAAAAAGCAATACCTTCTAAACGGTTCTGAGGCGGTTGCAAAAGGTGCCATAGCCGGCGGTTGTAATTTCATATCATCTTACCCTATGTCACCAGCAACAACGGTATTTACAGAACTATCAAGATTATCAAAACAATACGGTATACTTGTTGACCAAGCAGAAGATGAAATAGCTGCTGCCAATATGGCAATTGCTGCATGGTACGCAGGAGCTCGTGCAATGGTATCAACCTCCGGTGGTGGTTTTGCACTGATGACAGAAGCCATCAGTTTGTCGGGTATGATTGAAACACCGATAGTCGTGCACCTCGGTCAAAGACCAGGACCAGCTACAGGTTTACCAACAAGAACCGAGCAAGGAGATTTGAACCTTGTTTTATACGCAGGGCATGGTGATTTTCCAAGAATCATTTACGCTCCTGGAAACTTGTGCGAAGCCTATGAGCTCAGTGCAAAAGCGTTCAACATGGCTGATAAATATCAGGTACCAGTTTTTATCCTCACCGACCAGTATTTCCTTGACTCATTCTACAATGTGGATGAAATGCCACAAGTAAAGATAGAACGTTATATTGTCAAAACCGATGAGAATTACAAAAGATACACACTTACAGAAGATGGAATATCACCACGTGGTATTCCTGGCTATGGAAAGGGATTGGTAAGAGTTGATAGTGACGAGCATGATGAGTACGGGCACATAACAGAAAGTGCGGAAGTTAGAAGAAAAATGGTTGAAAAGCGCTTGAAAAAGATGGAAAAAATTATCCAAGATGCAGTTCCTCCTAAACTTTTCGGAAGTGAGAACTACAAATACCTCATTGTCACTTGGGGCTCCACTCAATTGATAGTCAAAGAAGCACTTGAAAAGCTTGGTAACAAAGATGTAGCGATGCTTCACTTCTCGCAGGTGTACCCTGTGCCACCAATTGCAGAAAGTTATCTAAAAAAAGCACAAAAAGTAATATTCCTTGAGCAAAACGCAGCAGGACAATTTGCGAATCTTATAAAATTAACATTTGATGGTGTAGACACCCGAAGAAGAATATTGAAATACGATGGCTTCCCGTTCTCAGTTGAACAGGTTATGGAAGCCATTTCTAAGGAGGTTGAGTAA
- a CDS encoding 2-oxoacid:acceptor oxidoreductase family protein → MKKFDIFLIGVGGQGIGLLSEVLIRAIDYSGQKCIGVDTHGLAQRGGIVSSHIRIGEANSPLVIPGDVDLALALERHEAARALNYLKDGCTLVYYNTSWQPLPVRLGKEGEIKEEEIENVANTRGIKVYKVKYDLPDARMQNIALLGVVARNNLIPGVEPKHYLMAMEDLMNERIYTANKEIFERILEAI, encoded by the coding sequence ATGAAAAAGTTTGACATATTCCTCATAGGCGTTGGCGGACAGGGAATAGGGCTGTTGAGCGAAGTACTGATTCGTGCCATCGATTACAGTGGTCAAAAATGCATAGGCGTTGATACCCACGGTTTAGCCCAAAGAGGAGGTATTGTTTCTTCGCACATTAGAATCGGAGAAGCGAACTCCCCACTTGTAATACCTGGAGATGTTGATTTGGCACTTGCACTTGAAAGACACGAAGCTGCACGTGCACTTAACTATCTGAAAGATGGATGTACTCTTGTTTATTACAACACATCGTGGCAACCGTTACCTGTAAGATTAGGCAAAGAAGGTGAAATAAAGGAAGAAGAAATTGAAAACGTAGCTAACACGCGAGGCATAAAGGTATACAAAGTCAAATACGATTTGCCAGATGCACGTATGCAAAACATCGCACTACTCGGGGTAGTTGCAAGAAACAACCTTATACCTGGTGTCGAACCTAAACATTATCTGATGGCTATGGAAGATTTAATGAATGAACGAATTTATACTGCGAATAAAGAGATATTTGAAAGGATTTTGGAGGCGATATGA
- a CDS encoding thiamine pyrophosphate-dependent enzyme: MKSLGELLVQPGPFSEIVIGNTAIVRAMIESGVRVVTSYPGSPTPEIAEAINSIPKDKNPLYFEFSTNEKVALEVAFGAAVNGFTSCVFFKSVGMNVVADSFVQLSMMEIPGGMVIVTGDDPGANSSQNEQDNRHYARLSYTPVFEPKDAQEVYEMFKQAVEYSKKLRSPVILRLTTHTAHFKQKVNFGTFIPSPLGSPVFDVKNNGPYIPIAQNVPIMKRRALEKLQMWAEISEKYAFITNNGSEIGIITAGLPYLSLLDVLGENVKRVDILRLGMVYPLPRKAITEFLKKHKIVKVLEELDDFIEEKVKAIAFEERIDVRIVGKMDLEDWIGEYTPEKVYSVLSKFAPELLRNIKVPNNTMRVLNRPPQLCPGCGHRPVFYILSKILREKDISVADIGCHTLGFLEPYNVGQVLLSMGHSTGTASGLSMFNPDRKVVAFLGDSTFFHAGIPGIINAVFNKHNFTLVIMENGTTAMTGHQDHPGKTMKIRQILEAIGVKHIWEVDTYQQDKLEEVLRTALETREFNVVIAKHPCMLKFTRERRRKGVIKVPQMKVTNRCTLAGVCITKFACPSFQRADDGSIFVHEDLCIGDGSCMVVCPSGALEFEKVVSGGDAK, encoded by the coding sequence ATGAAAAGTTTAGGAGAGTTGTTAGTCCAGCCTGGTCCTTTTTCGGAAATTGTTATTGGAAACACTGCAATTGTGAGGGCAATGATTGAAAGCGGTGTAAGAGTGGTAACGTCATATCCTGGTTCGCCCACACCTGAGATAGCCGAAGCGATAAATTCCATACCAAAAGACAAAAATCCGCTGTATTTTGAGTTTTCAACAAACGAAAAGGTAGCTTTAGAAGTAGCGTTTGGTGCAGCAGTTAACGGATTTACCTCATGTGTGTTTTTCAAAAGTGTCGGTATGAACGTGGTTGCCGATTCTTTTGTCCAGCTAAGCATGATGGAAATCCCTGGTGGGATGGTAATTGTAACAGGCGATGACCCGGGTGCGAACAGTTCACAAAATGAGCAAGATAACCGACATTACGCAAGGCTTTCCTACACCCCTGTCTTTGAACCGAAAGACGCACAAGAGGTCTACGAGATGTTCAAACAAGCTGTCGAATACTCCAAAAAGCTACGTTCCCCTGTAATTCTGCGCTTAACAACCCACACTGCTCACTTCAAACAAAAAGTCAACTTTGGAACGTTTATTCCCTCACCGCTAGGTTCCCCTGTCTTTGATGTTAAAAATAACGGTCCATACATTCCGATAGCTCAAAATGTTCCAATAATGAAAAGAAGAGCGCTTGAAAAATTGCAAATGTGGGCTGAGATTTCGGAAAAATACGCTTTTATAACAAACAACGGGAGTGAGATAGGAATTATAACGGCTGGACTTCCTTACCTTTCATTGCTCGATGTGCTGGGAGAAAATGTGAAAAGAGTAGACATTTTAAGACTTGGCATGGTCTACCCATTACCAAGGAAGGCAATAACAGAATTTCTTAAAAAGCACAAAATAGTGAAAGTTCTGGAAGAGTTAGATGATTTCATCGAAGAAAAGGTGAAAGCGATTGCCTTTGAAGAAAGAATAGATGTAAGAATTGTTGGAAAAATGGACTTGGAGGACTGGATTGGGGAGTACACTCCAGAAAAAGTTTATTCAGTTCTTTCGAAATTTGCACCAGAGTTGCTCAGAAATATCAAGGTTCCAAACAACACAATGCGAGTTCTAAACCGTCCACCACAACTTTGTCCGGGTTGTGGTCACAGACCTGTTTTCTATATTCTCTCAAAAATTTTAAGAGAAAAAGATATATCCGTGGCGGATATCGGGTGTCATACACTCGGATTTTTGGAACCTTACAACGTGGGACAAGTCCTACTATCGATGGGACACTCAACAGGAACGGCATCTGGTCTTAGCATGTTCAACCCTGATAGAAAAGTTGTTGCATTCCTCGGAGATTCCACATTCTTCCACGCTGGAATACCTGGAATTATAAACGCTGTGTTCAATAAGCACAACTTTACACTAGTTATAATGGAAAACGGGACAACAGCCATGACCGGTCATCAAGACCATCCAGGAAAAACAATGAAAATTCGACAGATTCTCGAAGCTATCGGTGTGAAACATATTTGGGAAGTCGATACGTACCAACAAGATAAACTTGAAGAGGTCTTGCGAACAGCTCTTGAAACAAGAGAATTCAACGTTGTTATTGCAAAACATCCATGTATGTTGAAATTCACAAGAGAAAGAAGAAGGAAGGGTGTTATAAAAGTACCTCAGATGAAGGTAACTAACAGATGCACACTTGCCGGTGTGTGTATAACCAAATTCGCATGCCCATCGTTCCAAAGAGCGGATGATGGAAGCATCTTTGTCCACGAAGACCTCTGTATTGGCGATGGTTCATGTATGGTTGTTTGTCCATCTGGAGCGTTGGAGTTTGAGAAAGTGGTATCAGGTGGTGATGCGAAATGA
- a CDS encoding ABC transporter substrate-binding protein encodes MKKSLALSLLVFASILLLAAFDPTVFVEATIGEPDTLDPHLAYDTTSGEVLYNIYENLIAYKGQSVSEFEPRLATEVPTVKNGLIKDGGKTYIFPIRKGVKFHNGNPLTPEDVKYSFERGLLYDPDGGPMWMLWYAIFGFHSRDEAIEQFVGKPVSEIFDQNGQPKPEYREKLVNFYKQVIDPAIQVQGDNVVIKLKRPYAPFLNIIAQSSHWAAILDKETCVKIGLWDGKPDTWWKYKDVTKEQSPLYSYAIGTGPYKLVEWDRKQQKVILVANENYWRGPAKIKKVIIWAIPEWSTRKAMLEKGDADTIDVAIEFVDQLSSNKDIQIIRNLPTLAVTVLLFNWSVNPNSKFIGSGKLDGNGIPPNFFSDINARKAVAAAINYDALIQEVLKGSGKRVPTALPQGLLGYDPSLPLYKFSLNEVKMYLQKAWNGQAWQKGIKFSIAFNEGNTARQRVAEMIKMYMEMAAPGKVKIEVQPLQWPNFLDATQNGEIPVSINAWQADFPDPDNFIFTHYHSMGDYADRQGEAFKKFVSTPRKELGGKSLDQLTENAAAETDAQVRGKLYAQIQKFVVDNCLSVPLYQPTATYVFRTWVKGWYYNPMRPGHDFFTLYKKQ; translated from the coding sequence ATGAAAAAGTCACTGGCACTCTCGCTACTTGTATTTGCCTCTATTCTCCTACTTGCAGCTTTCGACCCAACAGTATTTGTTGAAGCAACCATAGGTGAACCAGACACGCTTGATCCCCATCTAGCATATGACACAACAAGCGGTGAAGTACTCTACAATATCTATGAAAACCTCATAGCCTACAAAGGTCAAAGCGTTAGCGAGTTTGAGCCGAGACTTGCTACGGAAGTTCCAACTGTCAAGAACGGACTCATTAAAGATGGTGGAAAAACGTATATTTTTCCAATTAGAAAGGGTGTAAAATTCCACAACGGTAATCCACTTACCCCAGAAGATGTGAAGTATTCATTTGAACGCGGTCTTCTTTACGACCCAGATGGTGGTCCAATGTGGATGCTCTGGTATGCTATCTTTGGTTTCCATTCGAGAGACGAAGCTATTGAACAGTTTGTTGGAAAGCCTGTTAGCGAAATATTCGACCAGAATGGGCAGCCAAAACCAGAATATAGAGAAAAACTTGTTAATTTTTACAAGCAAGTCATTGACCCGGCGATCCAAGTTCAAGGAGATAATGTGGTAATTAAGCTCAAGAGACCATATGCTCCTTTCCTCAACATCATCGCACAGAGCTCACACTGGGCAGCAATACTTGACAAGGAAACATGTGTGAAAATTGGACTTTGGGATGGTAAACCAGACACATGGTGGAAATACAAAGATGTTACGAAAGAACAGTCACCACTCTATTCTTATGCAATTGGAACAGGTCCGTACAAACTTGTAGAATGGGACAGAAAACAACAAAAAGTAATTCTCGTTGCAAATGAGAATTATTGGAGAGGACCAGCAAAGATTAAGAAAGTAATAATTTGGGCAATTCCTGAGTGGTCAACAAGAAAAGCAATGCTCGAAAAAGGTGATGCAGATACTATTGACGTCGCAATTGAATTTGTTGACCAACTTAGCTCAAACAAAGATATCCAAATAATAAGAAACCTTCCAACGCTTGCTGTTACGGTTCTGTTGTTCAACTGGTCAGTTAACCCTAACAGCAAATTCATAGGTAGTGGAAAGCTTGATGGAAACGGAATACCACCTAACTTCTTCAGTGATATTAATGCAAGAAAAGCGGTTGCCGCAGCTATCAATTACGATGCACTTATCCAGGAAGTGCTAAAAGGTTCTGGTAAAAGAGTTCCAACAGCTTTACCACAAGGCTTGCTAGGTTACGACCCTTCATTACCACTTTACAAGTTCAGTTTGAACGAAGTAAAAATGTACCTACAAAAGGCTTGGAACGGACAAGCTTGGCAGAAAGGTATTAAATTCAGCATCGCGTTCAACGAAGGTAACACAGCAAGGCAACGAGTTGCAGAAATGATAAAGATGTACATGGAAATGGCAGCACCTGGAAAGGTTAAAATTGAAGTTCAACCACTTCAGTGGCCCAATTTCCTTGATGCAACACAGAACGGAGAAATTCCGGTTTCCATAAACGCATGGCAAGCGGACTTTCCAGACCCAGATAACTTCATATTCACACACTACCACAGTATGGGAGATTACGCAGATAGACAGGGAGAGGCATTCAAAAAATTTGTGAGCACTCCAAGAAAAGAACTGGGTGGAAAGAGCCTTGACCAACTTACTGAAAATGCTGCAGCAGAGACAGACGCACAAGTTAGAGGAAAACTCTATGCGCAGATTCAAAAATTTGTTGTTGACAATTGTCTCAGTGTCCCACTCTATCAACCAACTGCGACGTATGTTTTCAGAACATGGGTTAAAGGTTGGTACTACAACCCAATGAGACCAGGTCACGACTTCTTCACACTTTACAAAAAACAATGA
- a CDS encoding ATP-grasp domain-containing protein, giving the protein MKIHEYLAKDILRAEKVRVPRSYLVTSEELAEEKSLRKCLERLGFPQVLKAQVLVGGRMKAGGIVVAENLEKSLEGIRKILGMKIKGEEPYGVLVEEYIPHDTERYISLSIDRNVRDVVFVYSEVGGVDIEEFASKYPDKVLRTSNIRELPKDLQEFAKQLYDIFVRYDLTLLEINPFVFKDGDFYALDAVFHVDDSALYRQLWAYEDTEETNSFVPFENGEIGVIGCGAGIVMATIDILVEHGYKPANFCDLGGGATMESVYEALKKVMSLCSKAVLNIFGGITDCLEIAKGVVNFKEEDPDFEIYIRLSGNNEFLAKELLKKHGIYAVDDMKDLIERLQEDEKVQKRGVNDVF; this is encoded by the coding sequence ATGAAGATTCACGAGTATTTGGCAAAGGATATCCTGAGGGCGGAAAAAGTAAGAGTACCAAGAAGCTATTTGGTAACATCCGAAGAACTAGCAGAAGAAAAGTCTTTAAGGAAGTGCTTGGAAAGGCTCGGTTTTCCGCAGGTCCTTAAAGCTCAAGTATTAGTTGGTGGGAGGATGAAAGCCGGCGGAATTGTGGTCGCCGAAAATTTGGAAAAAAGTCTCGAAGGTATTAGGAAGATTTTGGGGATGAAGATAAAAGGAGAGGAACCCTACGGAGTATTAGTTGAAGAATACATTCCGCATGACACTGAGAGATACATTTCACTTTCAATCGACAGAAATGTCAGAGACGTTGTGTTTGTGTATTCTGAGGTTGGTGGTGTGGACATAGAAGAATTTGCATCGAAATATCCAGACAAAGTGCTGCGTACAAGCAACATACGAGAACTTCCCAAAGACCTTCAGGAATTTGCGAAGCAGTTGTACGATATATTCGTAAGATACGATTTAACGTTGCTCGAGATTAATCCTTTTGTTTTTAAAGACGGAGATTTTTACGCGTTAGATGCCGTGTTTCATGTGGATGACAGTGCGCTGTATAGACAATTGTGGGCATATGAGGATACTGAAGAAACAAATTCTTTCGTGCCGTTTGAAAATGGAGAAATTGGCGTGATTGGCTGTGGTGCAGGGATTGTTATGGCAACGATAGATATACTTGTTGAGCATGGTTACAAACCAGCTAATTTTTGTGATTTGGGCGGTGGTGCAACAATGGAAAGTGTTTACGAGGCGTTGAAAAAAGTCATGTCTTTGTGTAGTAAAGCAGTTTTGAATATCTTTGGGGGCATCACCGATTGTTTGGAAATAGCCAAAGGCGTTGTGAATTTTAAAGAAGAAGACCCAGATTTCGAAATTTATATTAGGTTGTCTGGAAACAACGAATTTCTGGCAAAAGAATTATTAAAAAAGCACGGAATTTATGCTGTTGACGATATGAAAGATTTAATTGAAAGACTTCAAGAAGATGAGAAGGTTCAAAAGAGGGGTGTTAACGATGTTTTTTAA
- a CDS encoding succinate--CoA ligase subunit alpha: MFFKTNTVCVYGGTGRYGSYHLKRMIEYGTNVVCVVSKNKHIQRMDGVPVYQSLSESFEKPDTAIFFVPPQNVLEAFKDAVDNGVVNHVIITEHVPVHDTIKMLKLAKEKGARIVGPNCPGVINPHERVKVGIMPEKYFKAGDVAIISRSGTLMYETAKHLSEGPGVGAALGLGGDPIVGTTVSEAFEIVKNIGYEKVLLIGEIGGEDEVRGVEHAIKIGFSPENIVAFFAGRHAPEGKRMGHAGAIIEGERGKVSFKERRLKELGVKVVKFPWEVRDAWRN, encoded by the coding sequence ATGTTTTTTAAAACAAATACAGTTTGTGTTTACGGCGGAACAGGAAGATATGGAAGTTATCACCTCAAAAGGATGATTGAATACGGGACGAATGTAGTATGTGTGGTGAGTAAGAACAAACATATACAACGCATGGATGGTGTGCCAGTCTATCAAAGCCTCAGTGAGAGTTTTGAAAAGCCAGACACTGCTATTTTTTTCGTTCCGCCACAGAATGTTTTGGAAGCGTTTAAAGATGCTGTTGACAATGGTGTGGTAAACCATGTAATAATAACTGAACATGTTCCTGTTCACGATACGATAAAGATGTTGAAATTGGCAAAAGAAAAAGGAGCTAGAATAGTTGGTCCTAATTGCCCAGGTGTTATTAACCCACACGAGCGAGTTAAGGTCGGTATTATGCCAGAAAAGTATTTTAAAGCAGGTGATGTAGCTATCATTTCAAGAAGCGGTACGTTGATGTATGAAACAGCAAAACATCTCAGCGAGGGTCCAGGCGTTGGCGCAGCACTTGGGTTGGGTGGAGACCCAATTGTTGGGACAACTGTTTCAGAGGCTTTTGAAATAGTAAAAAATATAGGTTATGAAAAAGTTCTCTTGATTGGTGAAATTGGTGGTGAAGATGAGGTAAGAGGTGTTGAGCACGCAATAAAAATAGGGTTCTCTCCAGAAAACATCGTTGCTTTCTTTGCAGGTAGACATGCTCCAGAAGGGAAACGTATGGGGCATGCGGGAGCAATTATTGAAGGAGAAAGGGGAAAAGTTTCTTTTAAGGAACGAAGACTAAAGGAATTAGGAGTTAAGGTGGTGAAATTTCCGTGGGAAGTAAGAGACGCTTGGAGAAATTGA
- a CDS encoding YitT family protein, with protein MGSKRRLEKLIKEYFLSSFGVLLTALGLVIFLIPNNIAAGGASGLAIVLNRLIPLSVGIWMYIINVALFLTAFLIIGFDFSFKTIYCTFLLNFLIDFFDRIVPIYKYQGKDVILAVFFGDILTAIGMAIAFSQNASTGGTDIIAKILNKFFGAPFGMSILFIDFAIGLAAGLVYNIDTGLYSILAIIVNGTTIDFVMKGLELSVNVWVVSERIDEIRDFVLSELGRGCTVFEAKGGYTNLPRNVLLVVLKRRELHELVNAIRNVDPKAFFLVNEARFVYGEGFKEIV; from the coding sequence GTGGGAAGTAAGAGACGCTTGGAGAAATTGATAAAAGAATATTTCCTCTCTTCATTTGGAGTGCTACTCACAGCCCTTGGATTGGTTATTTTTCTAATTCCTAACAACATTGCAGCTGGTGGAGCATCAGGTCTTGCAATTGTCTTGAACAGATTAATCCCGCTTTCGGTGGGGATATGGATGTATATTATCAATGTTGCCCTTTTTCTGACAGCATTCCTGATAATAGGATTTGACTTCAGTTTTAAAACAATATACTGCACTTTTTTGTTGAATTTTTTGATAGATTTCTTCGATAGAATAGTGCCTATTTACAAGTATCAAGGCAAAGATGTGATTCTTGCTGTATTCTTTGGGGATATACTAACTGCCATTGGTATGGCTATCGCTTTTTCCCAAAATGCCTCAACAGGCGGGACTGATATTATCGCAAAAATATTGAATAAATTTTTTGGGGCACCATTCGGTATGTCAATTTTATTTATCGACTTTGCCATAGGTCTTGCCGCAGGGCTTGTTTACAACATTGATACGGGTTTGTATTCGATACTTGCCATAATAGTCAACGGAACAACTATTGACTTTGTAATGAAAGGTTTGGAACTTTCTGTAAACGTATGGGTCGTTTCCGAGAGAATTGACGAAATCAGGGATTTTGTCTTATCGGAATTAGGTAGAGGTTGCACTGTCTTCGAAGCCAAAGGAGGGTATACTAATCTGCCACGTAATGTGTTGTTGGTTGTCTTGAAAAGACGAGAACTTCATGAATTGGTCAACGCAATCAGAAATGTCGATCCAAAAGCTTTCTTTCTTGTGAACGAGGCGAGGTTTGTTTACGGAGAAGGTTTCAAAGAGATTGTATAG
- a CDS encoding aspartate-semialdehyde dehydrogenase → MGFKVGVVGATGAVGRTMVEVLEKSGVPVSELRLFASERSAGQTLTFKGVQVKVEVLTEEAMREGFDYLLFSVGADVSRRYAPIAAEAGTTVIDNSSAFRMVPEIPLVVPEINGKLLKGYRGIVANPNCSTIQMVLALYRVHDRYHLHEIFVSTYQAVSGAGHKAIVEYERQLAGDTTYTVFPKQIAHNVIPLIGDLKDDISQEEWKMINETRKILNSRSIAVFPTTVRVPVRVGHSESIVARTLFPIMSKEDLVETIASGEDVVVHDYIITPIEVAGDDYVHVSRIRLFDAHTFGLWVVADNLRVGAATNAVRILKLHSQLNSDLIVESEAEEVEGR, encoded by the coding sequence ATGGGGTTCAAGGTCGGTGTTGTAGGTGCAACAGGAGCAGTTGGAAGAACGATGGTCGAGGTTCTTGAAAAAAGCGGGGTTCCAGTTTCTGAACTCAGGCTCTTTGCATCGGAAAGGTCAGCCGGTCAAACTCTAACGTTCAAAGGTGTGCAAGTGAAGGTCGAGGTTCTCACGGAAGAAGCTATGAGGGAAGGTTTTGACTATTTACTTTTCTCAGTTGGTGCAGATGTTTCAAGAAGATATGCACCAATTGCAGCAGAAGCGGGAACAACGGTAATTGATAACTCATCTGCATTCAGGATGGTCCCAGAAATTCCGCTTGTCGTTCCGGAAATAAACGGAAAACTGTTAAAGGGATACCGTGGAATTGTTGCAAATCCGAATTGTTCAACTATTCAAATGGTTTTAGCGCTTTACAGGGTGCATGACAGATACCATTTACACGAGATATTTGTTTCAACATACCAGGCAGTTTCCGGGGCAGGTCACAAGGCTATTGTTGAATACGAAAGGCAACTTGCCGGTGATACAACATATACGGTTTTCCCAAAACAGATAGCCCACAACGTCATTCCACTCATAGGTGATTTAAAAGATGATATATCTCAAGAGGAGTGGAAGATGATAAACGAAACAAGGAAAATATTGAATTCAAGGTCTATAGCCGTATTCCCAACAACTGTAAGGGTTCCTGTTAGGGTGGGACATTCGGAAAGTATTGTAGCTCGAACTCTCTTCCCAATAATGTCAAAAGAAGACTTAGTAGAAACTATTGCTTCAGGTGAGGATGTAGTAGTTCATGACTATATCATTACACCAATAGAAGTAGCTGGTGATGACTATGTCCACGTTAGTAGAATAAGGCTGTTTGATGCGCACACATTTGGATTGTGGGTTGTAGCTGACAATCTGAGAGTTGGAGCTGCAACGAATGCCGTTAGGATTTTGAAGCTACACAGTCAATTGAATTCTGACTTGATTGTCGAAAGCGAGGCGGAGGAAGTTGAGGGAAGATGA
- the dapF gene encoding diaminopimelate epimerase yields the protein MREDELRKLGVDLICKYSATGNTFVVVDATKTTLNDVEKEKIVLEVVEERDGVIFVERHSNRFFMDYFNRDGKRATFCGNGARTFLKFLSDYFNVFGKVSLETNAGVLNGYIGEKIFVQMPDPVVNYFVPQEELSGFEGILITVGVPHLVMNVGKAIWGFDMEIARLLRHKFDANVNLFNVLDSSTFEIRTFERGVERETLSCGSGTTATAYFVKYYILQDNRIPDRLTAQTKGGILNVLFETDGIYLEGGVEHE from the coding sequence TTGAGGGAAGATGAGTTAAGAAAGCTCGGGGTTGATTTAATTTGCAAATACTCAGCAACAGGTAATACTTTCGTCGTTGTCGATGCGACAAAGACAACTCTAAACGATGTAGAAAAGGAAAAGATTGTGCTTGAGGTTGTCGAAGAGAGGGATGGAGTTATCTTTGTTGAACGACATAGTAATCGGTTCTTTATGGATTATTTTAACAGAGATGGTAAACGAGCAACCTTTTGTGGAAATGGAGCAAGAACGTTTTTGAAATTTCTCTCAGATTATTTCAACGTTTTTGGAAAAGTTAGCTTGGAAACAAACGCAGGTGTGCTTAATGGATACATTGGAGAGAAAATTTTTGTCCAAATGCCAGACCCTGTTGTTAATTATTTCGTGCCTCAAGAAGAACTTTCAGGTTTTGAAGGAATACTGATTACAGTAGGCGTACCCCACCTTGTTATGAACGTTGGAAAAGCAATCTGGGGGTTTGATATGGAAATCGCAAGGTTGCTTAGACATAAGTTCGATGCCAATGTTAATTTGTTTAATGTCTTAGATTCAAGTACGTTTGAGATTAGGACGTTTGAACGTGGTGTTGAAAGAGAAACGTTATCCTGTGGCTCAGGAACGACGGCTACGGCATATTTTGTTAAGTATTATATTCTTCAAGATAACAGGATACCAGATAGGTTAACGGCCCAAACAAAAGGCGGAATTCTCAATGTGCTTTTTGAGACTGATGGAATATATTTGGAAGGGGGAGTCGAACATGAGTAA